In Methanobacterium veterum, a single genomic region encodes these proteins:
- a CDS encoding M48 family metallopeptidase yields MPNRFKIKDLEGDYQVVRRDIKYPRLELKTGNLILIVPKKYKQPQKLIEEHQEWIYNKFSLIKESKERANKKKLNHQRTEEKLRELVSLYVKKDATKLGAMPSSVRFRNMNSKWGSCSNKKTLTLNKLLKYLPYDLIEYVVYHEMVHLIERKHNKNFWKIISDKFTDYKQKEDDLMDYWFLINSNIKNRRLYNE; encoded by the coding sequence ATGCCGAATAGGTTCAAAATTAAGGATTTGGAAGGCGATTACCAGGTTGTACGTCGTGATATTAAATATCCTCGTTTGGAATTAAAAACAGGTAATTTGATTTTAATAGTACCAAAAAAATATAAACAGCCTCAAAAATTGATAGAAGAACATCAAGAGTGGATATACAATAAATTTTCATTAATTAAAGAGTCAAAGGAAAGGGCAAATAAAAAAAAGCTTAATCATCAGCGAACAGAAGAAAAATTAAGAGAGCTTGTATCTTTATACGTTAAAAAAGATGCAACTAAATTGGGAGCAATGCCAAGCAGCGTACGCTTTCGCAATATGAATTCTAAATGGGGAAGTTGCAGTAACAAGAAAACTCTTACCCTAAACAAACTCCTTAAATATCTGCCTTATGATCTAATTGAATATGTAGTTTATCATGAAATGGTGCATCTTATAGAAAGAAAACATAATAAAAACTTTTGGAAGATAATTTCAGACAAATTCACTGATTACAAACAAAAAGAAGATGATTTAATGGATTATTGGTTTCTTATTAATTCAAATATAAAAAATAGGCGGTTATACAATGAATAA
- a CDS encoding restriction endonuclease subunit S gives MECKTTTIGAIPVDWDLKRVKDIFDVKTGTTPSTKKQEYWEDGTITWITPADMSKLDGISIKDSNRKVTKKALKENNLNLIPKKSIILSTRAPVGYVALNIEESTFNQGCKGLVPKNPDTTDTLFYSYYLLSKNNRLQQLSGGSTFKELAKDTLMKFDLPVPSIHEQRKIAEILSVTDQAIQKSDEIITKTERFKKGIMQKLLTRGIGHNEYKSTKIGEIPVDWNLVSLMEIADNESDIVAGPFGSNLKVSDYTKEGVPIIRLQNIERNQFVNKDIKFTSQEKAKELKYHSFKAGDIVLAKLGDPIGKTCLVPSFLKEGLIVADVVRIRPSSKKANKIFIEYVLNSVAVSNQFKMETIGSTRPRVNLSQVRKLKIPLPRLNEQEKIGEILLNVDKKLEFENKRKLKFEKVKKGLMNDFLTGHKRVKLDT, from the coding sequence ATGGAATGTAAGACAACTACTATTGGAGCAATACCTGTTGATTGGGATTTAAAACGAGTTAAAGATATTTTTGATGTTAAGACAGGTACAACACCCTCAACTAAAAAACAGGAATATTGGGAAGATGGAACAATTACTTGGATAACACCAGCGGATATGAGTAAACTGGATGGAATATCAATAAAGGATAGTAACCGTAAAGTTACCAAAAAAGCCTTAAAAGAAAATAATTTAAATTTAATTCCAAAAAAATCAATCATTTTATCTACAAGAGCACCAGTAGGTTATGTTGCACTAAATATTGAAGAAAGTACCTTCAATCAAGGCTGTAAAGGATTAGTTCCTAAAAACCCAGATACTACAGATACTCTATTCTATTCTTATTATCTTTTAAGTAAGAACAATAGACTACAACAGTTAAGCGGAGGTAGTACTTTCAAGGAATTGGCCAAAGATACATTAATGAAATTTGATTTACCTGTTCCTTCAATTCATGAACAACGGAAAATCGCTGAAATACTTTCAGTAACTGACCAGGCAATCCAAAAATCAGATGAAATCATAACCAAAACAGAAAGGTTCAAAAAAGGGATAATGCAAAAGCTTTTAACCAGGGGCATTGGGCATAATGAGTATAAAAGTACTAAAATTGGTGAAATTCCAGTAGATTGGAATTTAGTAAGTTTAATGGAAATTGCAGATAATGAAAGTGATATAGTAGCAGGGCCATTTGGATCTAATCTTAAAGTCAGCGATTATACAAAGGAAGGAGTTCCTATAATAAGACTTCAAAATATAGAAAGAAATCAGTTCGTAAATAAGGACATTAAGTTTACCTCTCAAGAAAAAGCTAAAGAATTGAAATATCATTCTTTTAAAGCTGGAGATATTGTTCTGGCAAAGTTAGGAGATCCAATCGGAAAAACATGCTTAGTGCCTTCTTTTCTGAAAGAAGGATTAATAGTAGCGGATGTGGTGAGAATTAGGCCCTCTTCTAAAAAAGCTAATAAAATCTTCATTGAATATGTGCTTAATTCAGTAGCAGTATCAAATCAATTTAAAATGGAAACTATAGGTAGTACAAGACCTCGTGTGAATCTTTCTCAAGTTAGAAAATTAAAAATACCTTTACCTCGATTGAATGAACAAGAAAAAATTGGCGAAATCCTTTTAAACGTAGATAAAAAGCTCGAATTTGAAAATAAAAGGAAGCTAAAATTTGAAAAAGTGAAAAAAGGGTTAATGAATGACTTTTTAACTGGCCATAAGAGAGTTAAGTTAGATACATAG
- a CDS encoding class I SAM-dependent DNA methyltransferase encodes MANTIKLPKWLEDRHTILWNTFKDNEFKMEDAINALEGTESGKKGVDKKGVTVVMSELRKAGWLNVSFDKEDSRKRIYNLKSKEQIIKEQLTLKEGKLTRSDIIAILKKAADLIRTRVDYKFILVLLFLKEISDKWDTEYERAYKEAIEDGLNEKEAAIEASEPSFHDFDLPEEYKWDNLRKDVENLPENFSNALKTIAEKNTQLKGVIDSFDFVEFTQSRENAEILRQLVELFSEKKLHNVDPDILGDAYEWILSYFAPQKAKEGEVYTPREVIKLLVEILDPKPEESVYDPASASNGMLIISHKHVKDNYGKDAADKLFLYGQEVNQKTLALGTMNLYIHDIKNANVAQGDTLLYPKFKEGNGVKQFDVVIANPPWNLDGFPEDTLKKGDFWKQRYSYGFVGKQSADWAWIQHMIASAKDNTGRIGIVIDNGALFRGGKEKKIRTSIIKEDLIDCVILLPEKLFYNTGAPGAIIVLNESKSEVRKGKVLFINASQEFEQHPEVRKLKILGEDNIKKVAEIYREFNDNDGFAKVITLEEIKENDYNLNVSLYAFPEDKIEDIDIAKEWEDLKKLELELQAIDEKVRGYLEEVL; translated from the coding sequence ATGGCAAATACTATTAAATTACCTAAATGGTTAGAAGATAGACATACAATACTATGGAACACTTTTAAAGATAACGAATTTAAAATGGAAGATGCAATTAATGCCCTTGAAGGAACAGAATCTGGTAAAAAAGGAGTTGATAAAAAGGGTGTTACTGTAGTGATGTCAGAGTTAAGGAAAGCAGGATGGTTAAATGTAAGTTTTGATAAAGAAGACTCCCGTAAAAGAATTTACAACCTTAAAAGTAAAGAACAGATAATCAAAGAGCAGTTAACCCTAAAAGAAGGAAAATTAACTCGAAGTGACATCATAGCAATCCTAAAAAAGGCAGCAGACCTCATTAGAACCCGTGTTGACTACAAATTCATACTAGTCTTACTCTTCCTAAAAGAAATTAGCGATAAATGGGATACTGAATACGAAAGGGCTTATAAAGAGGCAATTGAAGACGGTTTAAATGAGAAAGAAGCTGCTATAGAGGCAAGCGAACCTTCATTCCACGATTTTGATCTACCTGAAGAATACAAATGGGATAATTTAAGAAAAGATGTAGAAAACCTTCCTGAAAACTTTTCCAATGCCTTAAAAACAATTGCTGAGAAAAATACGCAACTCAAAGGGGTTATTGACTCATTTGATTTCGTTGAATTTACTCAAAGCAGAGAAAATGCAGAAATATTAAGGCAATTAGTTGAGCTATTCAGTGAGAAGAAACTCCATAATGTTGACCCAGATATACTTGGAGATGCTTATGAATGGATATTAAGCTATTTTGCACCACAAAAAGCGAAAGAAGGGGAAGTATATACTCCCAGGGAAGTTATCAAACTACTTGTGGAAATATTGGACCCTAAACCTGAAGAAAGCGTTTATGATCCTGCATCTGCGTCTAATGGTATGCTTATAATCTCACATAAACATGTCAAAGATAATTATGGTAAAGATGCAGCTGACAAGTTATTCCTTTATGGTCAAGAAGTGAATCAGAAAACTTTGGCACTTGGAACAATGAATTTGTATATTCACGATATCAAAAATGCCAATGTAGCTCAAGGAGACACTTTGCTATATCCTAAATTCAAAGAGGGCAATGGGGTAAAACAGTTCGATGTTGTCATAGCTAATCCTCCATGGAATTTAGATGGATTTCCAGAGGATACCTTAAAGAAAGGTGATTTCTGGAAACAAAGATACAGTTATGGCTTTGTTGGTAAACAATCTGCGGATTGGGCCTGGATACAACATATGATCGCATCAGCAAAAGACAATACTGGACGTATAGGGATAGTAATTGATAATGGGGCCTTGTTTAGAGGAGGAAAGGAAAAAAAGATACGTACAAGCATAATAAAAGAGGACCTAATAGATTGTGTAATTCTTTTACCAGAAAAACTCTTTTACAATACTGGAGCACCAGGGGCAATTATCGTTCTTAACGAAAGTAAATCAGAAGTCCGGAAGGGAAAAGTTCTATTCATCAACGCTAGTCAAGAATTTGAACAACATCCTGAAGTCAGAAAACTGAAAATTTTAGGTGAAGACAATATAAAAAAAGTAGCAGAAATTTATCGTGAATTTAATGACAATGATGGATTTGCTAAAGTTATAACACTAGAAGAAATCAAAGAGAATGATTATAACCTTAATGTTTCTTTATATGCATTTCCAGAAGATAAAATTGAAGATATTGACATAGCAAAAGAATGGGAAGACTTAAAAAAACTCGAACTTGAGCTTCAGGCTATTGATGAAAAGGTAAGGGGTTACCTAGAGGAGGTGCTCTAA
- a CDS encoding GmrSD restriction endonuclease domain-containing protein codes for MDELENLDEIEFEKTDDENIEDDIEPLRRKIYTKEKDPEIDSLYKRYKKGKLILQPDFQRHFIWNKSNASRLIESAILGIPLPIIYLSEEENNENYVIDGQQRLTSFFSFIDGEFKESKDKTSDFKLNGLKVLKELNGKRFSDLDEDIQDKIISYSVRTIIFNKESDKNLKFEIFERLNTGAISLNDQELRNCIYRGPYNILLKELSENKNFREILGIKNPERRMRDIELVLRFAAFYHATYLNYKPPAKQFLNREMEIYQNISDEESIKLKNAFKNSVGIIRSLFGDQAFRRFRRGDEKDPNGNWESRQFNKSLYEVLMFTFANADKNKVYKNLDLIREAWIDLMTNDQEFIDSIEISTNTIKAVRTRFDKWRNVLENIIDIEAKKPRCFSHELKKERFDANSTCEICGQRIIDIDDAALDHIEQYWQGGETVPENARLTHRYCNWSRSRNE; via the coding sequence ATGGATGAATTAGAGAATCTTGATGAGATAGAATTTGAAAAAACAGATGATGAAAATATAGAAGATGATATTGAACCCTTAAGAAGAAAAATTTATACAAAAGAAAAAGATCCTGAGATAGATTCTCTTTATAAAAGGTATAAAAAAGGTAAATTAATTCTCCAACCTGACTTTCAACGTCATTTTATTTGGAATAAATCTAATGCCAGCAGATTAATAGAATCGGCGATTTTAGGTATTCCATTACCTATAATTTATTTATCTGAAGAAGAAAACAACGAAAACTATGTAATAGATGGCCAACAGCGCCTGACATCATTCTTTTCATTTATTGATGGGGAATTTAAAGAATCAAAAGATAAAACATCTGATTTTAAATTGAACGGTCTTAAAGTGCTTAAAGAACTCAATGGAAAGCGATTTTCAGATTTAGACGAAGATATACAAGACAAAATCATTTCATATTCCGTAAGAACTATAATCTTTAATAAAGAATCAGATAAAAACTTAAAATTTGAAATATTTGAGAGACTGAATACTGGCGCTATTTCTTTAAATGATCAAGAACTTAGAAACTGCATTTATAGAGGGCCTTATAATATCCTTTTAAAAGAACTTTCGGAAAACAAAAATTTCAGAGAAATATTAGGAATTAAAAATCCCGAAAGACGAATGAGAGATATTGAACTGGTTTTAAGGTTTGCAGCATTTTATCATGCCACATATCTCAATTACAAACCTCCTGCAAAACAATTTTTGAATAGAGAAATGGAAATATATCAAAATATTTCGGATGAAGAATCCATAAAATTAAAAAATGCTTTTAAAAACTCAGTCGGCATAATAAGATCCTTATTTGGAGATCAAGCATTCAGAAGATTCCGTAGAGGAGATGAAAAAGATCCTAACGGAAATTGGGAAAGTAGACAGTTTAATAAATCATTATACGAAGTTTTAATGTTTACATTTGCAAATGCTGATAAAAATAAAGTTTATAAAAATTTGGATTTAATAAGAGAAGCCTGGATAGATTTAATGACGAATGATCAAGAATTTATAGATTCTATTGAAATATCTACTAACACGATTAAAGCTGTTAGAACACGTTTTGACAAATGGAGGAATGTTTTAGAGAATATAATAGATATTGAAGCCAAAAAACCAAGATGTTTCTCCCATGAACTCAAAAAAGAACGTTTTGATGCTAATTCAACTTGTGAAATATGTGGACAACGCATAATAGATATAGATGATGCTGCATTAGACCATATTGAACAATATTGGCAAGGAGGTGAAACAGTACCTGAAAATGCCAGATTAACACATAGATATTGCAATTGGTCCCGGTCAAGAAACGAATAA
- a CDS encoding type I restriction endonuclease subunit R yields the protein MSGFDEEMLEDYVIEQFEKDGWKFVKSAFLNRDTNEDILLESDLMRAIKRINHNKDLDDDEIIQAIKELKLKPSTSEGLKQVLNMLKYGVTIVSKRGREIKKINLFDFSNIKLNEYIVSRQVIYHGKEEIRTDVMLYVNGIPLANIELKNPASFSETWYNAYLQIKGYEKDVPELYKYVQIGVAAEQNALYFPIVPQLEDVNKSEWKEDDADPVNSVIKMLSKERILDLIRNYIFIREEAGMGTKVIARYMQYQASERIVNRVLNQMEGIDDKKNGLIWHWQGSGKTLTMIFAANKLYHLQKLENPSIFFILDRLDLENQLYQEFTALDSIHPEIIHNIDELKSLILHDEYKGKKGIFITIMQRFKPGQLDKVQEDLEKLEEMDKNTISSRENVITFIDEGHRTQYGTLAGQMRKILKSGFFFAFTGTPIAKKEKDTYNKFAYPSDNEAYLHRYFIIESIKDGFTLKIVYKPIVERDIRLDKNSIKAFSEVEFDELPEEIQDDVEIRVKSKLNAINVFLENPKRIEKVAKDIADNFKENLDGKFKAMVVAATRSACVQYKRALDKFLPPEYSEVIMTYHKIKDPQANQIIKEYEEELKTKYNRKNTEDIKKEVIENFKEEDSLPKILIVTDMLLTGFDAPILQTMYLDKPIKEHMLLQAVARTNRPYKDVKEAGYIVDYVGMIDTELKHALEIYGTDEIQETLYDIESMKNDFNKLMDETLAIFKGIPKNQYDREILLNAIEILTTDDENSDIFIENYRNLRRLFEFLGTDAIVLDRRNEFKWISAIYSYYMKMVTRDPSMDETVRKYYEKTIKFLHKATEFEEFEKNLPEIEFDECYLENLNQSTDSDEERAANIVFALNKFVLVNKENNPVYESVADKVERLREMWKTRGKDYNKLYQEGAEIFKQIQTSFKRQEKLDLSDLEYSMLSVLENKFGKNKELIQDVEDIDSIIGEDAFDGWVEQRAVYKKIEGNIRRFIRKKYYKKFNMNMNDLEELNKQIMEKVEKYAE from the coding sequence ATGTCTGGCTTTGATGAAGAAATGCTGGAAGATTATGTTATTGAACAATTTGAGAAGGACGGATGGAAATTTGTTAAGTCAGCATTCCTTAATAGAGATACCAACGAGGATATTCTGTTAGAAAGTGATCTGATGCGCGCTATTAAACGCATCAATCACAATAAAGACCTTGATGATGATGAAATAATACAGGCCATCAAAGAGCTTAAACTCAAGCCAAGTACCTCCGAAGGACTTAAACAAGTTCTTAACATGTTAAAATATGGAGTAACCATCGTATCGAAAAGAGGAAGGGAAATAAAGAAAATAAATCTCTTTGATTTCTCTAATATTAAACTTAATGAGTATATTGTTTCCAGACAAGTAATTTACCATGGAAAAGAAGAAATAAGAACTGATGTGATGCTTTATGTTAATGGTATCCCCCTAGCTAATATTGAACTTAAAAATCCGGCAAGTTTCTCAGAAACCTGGTATAATGCCTATTTGCAGATTAAAGGGTATGAAAAAGATGTTCCTGAGCTTTATAAGTATGTACAAATAGGTGTGGCAGCAGAACAAAATGCCTTGTATTTCCCTATTGTTCCTCAGCTTGAAGATGTTAATAAATCAGAATGGAAAGAAGACGATGCAGACCCTGTAAATTCTGTTATTAAAATGTTATCTAAAGAAAGGATATTGGACTTAATACGTAACTACATTTTTATCCGAGAAGAGGCGGGAATGGGAACAAAAGTAATTGCCAGATATATGCAGTACCAGGCATCAGAGAGAATAGTTAACCGTGTTTTAAACCAAATGGAAGGAATAGATGATAAAAAAAATGGTCTCATTTGGCACTGGCAAGGATCAGGTAAGACATTGACTATGATATTTGCAGCCAATAAGCTCTATCACCTTCAAAAACTTGAAAATCCTTCAATATTTTTCATTTTAGATAGATTAGATCTGGAAAATCAATTATACCAAGAATTTACAGCTTTAGATTCAATTCATCCCGAAATTATACATAATATTGATGAATTAAAAAGTTTAATCCTTCACGATGAATACAAAGGTAAAAAGGGGATATTTATTACTATAATGCAAAGATTTAAGCCCGGACAATTAGATAAAGTACAAGAAGATCTTGAAAAACTTGAAGAAATGGATAAGAACACGATATCTTCAAGGGAAAATGTAATTACTTTCATAGATGAAGGCCACAGAACGCAATATGGTACTTTAGCTGGGCAAATGAGGAAAATACTCAAATCAGGGTTTTTCTTTGCATTTACTGGTACTCCTATCGCCAAAAAAGAAAAAGATACTTATAATAAATTTGCATATCCTTCAGATAATGAGGCATATTTGCATCGCTATTTTATCATTGAATCCATAAAAGATGGATTTACTTTGAAGATTGTATATAAGCCAATAGTAGAAAGAGACATTCGTTTAGATAAAAATTCTATAAAAGCATTTTCAGAGGTTGAATTTGACGAATTACCAGAAGAAATCCAAGATGATGTAGAAATTAGGGTTAAAAGTAAGCTCAATGCCATCAATGTGTTCCTAGAAAATCCAAAAAGGATAGAAAAGGTAGCAAAAGATATTGCTGATAATTTTAAAGAAAATTTGGATGGTAAGTTTAAGGCAATGGTCGTTGCAGCCACTAGATCAGCATGTGTACAATATAAACGAGCTTTGGACAAATTCTTACCTCCAGAATATTCTGAAGTGATTATGACGTATCATAAAATAAAAGATCCACAAGCTAATCAAATAATAAAAGAATATGAAGAAGAGTTAAAGACCAAATACAATCGTAAGAATACAGAAGATATTAAAAAAGAAGTTATTGAGAACTTCAAAGAAGAAGATAGTCTTCCAAAAATACTAATAGTAACTGATATGCTTCTTACAGGATTTGACGCTCCAATATTACAGACAATGTATCTGGATAAACCAATTAAAGAACATATGTTGCTCCAGGCGGTTGCAAGAACTAACAGACCTTACAAAGATGTAAAAGAAGCAGGTTACATTGTAGATTATGTTGGAATGATTGATACCGAACTTAAGCATGCTTTAGAAATTTATGGTACAGATGAAATACAAGAAACCTTGTATGATATTGAATCCATGAAAAATGACTTTAATAAATTAATGGATGAAACTCTGGCAATTTTTAAAGGAATACCAAAGAATCAATATGATAGAGAAATCCTTCTTAATGCTATAGAAATTCTAACCACAGATGACGAGAATAGCGATATTTTCATAGAAAACTATCGTAATTTAAGGCGTTTATTTGAGTTCCTGGGCACCGATGCCATTGTATTGGATAGAAGAAATGAATTCAAATGGATATCTGCAATTTATAGTTATTACATGAAAATGGTAACTCGCGATCCATCTATGGATGAAACCGTGCGTAAATACTATGAAAAAACAATTAAATTTCTCCATAAGGCTACAGAATTTGAAGAATTTGAGAAAAATTTACCTGAGATTGAATTTGATGAATGTTACCTAGAAAATCTTAATCAAAGTACTGATAGTGATGAGGAAAGAGCTGCGAATATTGTTTTTGCTTTAAATAAGTTTGTATTAGTTAATAAGGAAAATAATCCAGTATATGAATCTGTAGCTGATAAAGTTGAACGTTTACGGGAAATGTGGAAAACAAGGGGAAAAGATTATAACAAACTTTATCAGGAGGGCGCTGAAATATTTAAGCAAATTCAAACAAGCTTTAAAAGACAGGAAAAGCTCGATTTATCTGATTTAGAGTATTCGATGCTATCAGTTCTGGAAAATAAATTTGGAAAAAATAAAGAGTTAATCCAGGATGTCGAAGACATTGATTCAATTATTGGAGAAGATGCATTTGATGGTTGGGTTGAACAGAGAGCCGTATACAAAAAAATAGAGGGGAATATACGTAGATTCATTCGTAAAAAATATTATAAAAAGTTTAACATGAATATGAATGATCTTGAGGAACTAAACAAGCAGATAATGGAAAAAGTTGAGAAATATGCCGAATAG
- a CDS encoding nucleotidyltransferase domain-containing protein, which produces MFKKAVDFSSKINGFEGVLSIILFGSVARGESTADSDVDIAVIYSKKKEEIVRKINSIKPEEFQLIHLNIDELKEEPTLVGALSGEGILLYGRPVAVSLEDMDLKSKMIIAYDTSKLDQNARSKLNRALYGGKSTYMKDNKKETRLYKGIAEDIRAEKIGKSVLILDRKNYPEITKTLKRFQAKWKEIPIWTY; this is translated from the coding sequence ATGTTTAAGAAAGCTGTGGATTTTTCTAGCAAAATAAATGGTTTTGAGGGAGTTCTCTCAATAATCCTCTTTGGTTCAGTTGCAAGGGGTGAATCGACAGCAGATTCTGATGTTGATATTGCTGTAATTTATTCTAAAAAAAAAGAAGAGATAGTAAGAAAAATTAACAGTATAAAACCTGAAGAATTCCAGTTAATTCACTTAAATATTGATGAATTAAAGGAAGAGCCAACATTAGTGGGAGCTTTATCTGGTGAAGGTATCCTGCTTTACGGCAGACCGGTAGCAGTTTCTCTGGAAGATATGGATTTGAAATCTAAAATGATAATTGCATATGATACTTCTAAACTGGATCAAAATGCAAGAAGTAAATTGAATAGGGCATTGTATGGGGGAAAATCCACATATATGAAAGATAATAAGAAGGAAACCAGGCTTTATAAAGGTATAGCTGAAGATATCCGTGCTGAAAAGATTGGTAAAAGTGTTTTAATCCTCGATAGAAAAAATTATCCTGAAATCACGAAGACACTGAAAAGATTCCAGGCTAAATGGAAGGAAATACCGATTTGGACTTATTGA
- a CDS encoding zinc ribbon domain-containing protein — translation MTKECSNCGAQVAENVKFCTQCGGKMGPEVLKCPNCSAELPEGTKFCMECGTKVEAEPRAKPKIEKAPEEAVCPKCRKKFPAGTKFCKECGTPIRPKVSQKNKPEDEVDKLIKEATTAGKGLLKEADSLLKRFR, via the coding sequence GTGACAAAAGAATGTTCAAACTGCGGCGCTCAAGTTGCAGAAAATGTTAAGTTTTGTACGCAGTGCGGTGGTAAAATGGGGCCGGAAGTGCTGAAATGCCCGAACTGTTCTGCAGAACTGCCTGAAGGCACTAAGTTTTGCATGGAGTGCGGTACCAAGGTCGAGGCCGAGCCAAGGGCTAAACCTAAAATTGAAAAAGCTCCAGAAGAGGCTGTTTGCCCTAAATGCCGTAAAAAGTTTCCAGCCGGTACTAAATTCTGCAAAGAATGCGGAACACCAATTAGGCCAAAAGTTTCACAGAAAAATAAACCTGAAGATGAGGTAGATAAGCTCATTAAAGAAGCCACAACTGCCGGTAAAGGTCTCCTGAAAGAGGCTGACAGCTTACTTAAAAGGTTCAGGTGA